In Longimicrobiales bacterium, a genomic segment contains:
- the ffh gene encoding signal recognition particle protein, protein MFDELGTKLDGALKKLRQRGVLTEPMIKEGLREVRRVLLEADVNFQVTRDFLGRVQERALGEQVLKSVSPGQQIVKIVHDELANLFGDGSPTLERAPSSPTVILMVGLQGAGKTTTTAKLAKRLGREGRTPMLAACDLQRPAAIEQLQTLGEQIGAEVFAGEFGCDPVAAALEARERAIELKHQLLIVDTAGRLQIDETLMDELGKIRDAVKPAEILLVADAMTGQEAVTIAKGFDDALGITGIVMTKMDGDARGGAALSIHSVTGKPIKFIGVGEGLDDLDTADPQRLAGRILQMGDVVGLVERAQVSFDQEEQEKLSKKVLGQGRFTLEDFLVAMKQIQKMGPMDQLMKLIPGASKMKIPAANMDAKRFKHVEAIILSMTLEERKNPKVLNGSRRARIAKGSGRPVSEVNRLMKQFKEMQKMMKQMKGMMGGMGGGGMPGMPFGR, encoded by the coding sequence ATGTTTGACGAACTCGGAACCAAACTCGATGGCGCGCTGAAAAAGCTGCGCCAGCGCGGTGTCCTCACCGAACCGATGATTAAGGAGGGGCTGCGTGAGGTCCGACGCGTCCTCCTCGAAGCTGACGTGAACTTCCAGGTCACGCGCGATTTTCTGGGTCGAGTGCAGGAGCGTGCCTTGGGCGAGCAGGTTCTGAAGTCTGTATCGCCCGGACAGCAGATTGTGAAGATCGTGCATGACGAGCTCGCGAATCTCTTCGGGGACGGCAGCCCCACCCTGGAACGAGCCCCTTCGAGTCCAACGGTCATTCTCATGGTCGGGCTACAGGGAGCCGGAAAAACCACGACGACGGCGAAGCTCGCTAAGCGGCTCGGCCGTGAGGGCCGGACCCCGATGCTCGCCGCTTGCGATCTTCAGCGGCCCGCGGCGATCGAACAGCTCCAGACGCTCGGTGAGCAGATCGGCGCCGAAGTCTTCGCCGGAGAGTTTGGGTGCGATCCGGTTGCTGCTGCTCTGGAGGCTCGCGAGCGCGCCATCGAACTGAAGCACCAGCTGCTCATCGTAGATACGGCTGGCCGTCTCCAGATCGACGAGACGCTCATGGATGAGCTCGGCAAGATCCGGGACGCAGTGAAGCCCGCCGAAATCCTGCTCGTCGCTGATGCGATGACCGGCCAGGAGGCGGTCACGATCGCGAAAGGTTTCGACGATGCCCTGGGGATCACCGGTATCGTCATGACGAAGATGGACGGTGACGCTCGAGGCGGAGCTGCACTTTCCATTCATAGTGTGACCGGAAAACCGATCAAGTTCATCGGTGTCGGCGAAGGACTCGACGACCTCGACACTGCAGATCCACAGCGACTGGCCGGGCGCATCCTTCAGATGGGGGATGTCGTCGGGCTCGTGGAGCGCGCGCAGGTCTCTTTCGATCAAGAAGAGCAGGAGAAGCTTTCGAAGAAGGTTCTCGGCCAGGGTCGGTTCACGCTCGAGGACTTCCTCGTCGCCATGAAGCAGATCCAGAAGATGGGCCCCATGGATCAGCTCATGAAGCTGATTCCTGGTGCGAGCAAGATGAAGATCCCTGCCGCCAACATGGACGCCAAGCGATTCAAGCACGTGGAGGCCATCATCCTCTCTATGACCCTGGAAGAACGGAAAAATCCGAAAGTCCTGAACGGATCACGCCGCGCACGAATCGCGAAGGGAAGCGGACGACCGGTCTCCGAGGTCAATCGTCTCATGAAGCAGTTCAAAGAGATGCAGAAGATGATGAAGCAGATGAAGGGCATGATGGGCGGCATGGGCGGGGGTGGCATGCCGGGAATGCCCTTCGGGCGATAG
- the rpsP gene encoding 30S ribosomal protein S16 yields the protein MPARIRLRRMGRKKKPHYRVVVAHSTSARDGRFVETLGYYKPLSDPARLVIDLERVDHWISEGASPSGTLKSLIAKARRGGDNIVAVGEEGAEAREAKRAEKLAARRAAEGKVEAEKAAEAKAAEDAAAAEAAEAEAAAAAEAESAAAAAAEAAAAEAAPEAEAAEEEAPEAAAEEAAPEAAAEEAPAAEAATAAAEEEKSE from the coding sequence ATGCCAGCACGTATTCGACTCCGGCGCATGGGCCGGAAGAAGAAGCCCCATTACCGGGTTGTCGTAGCCCACAGCACGTCGGCGCGAGACGGTCGTTTCGTTGAGACGCTGGGCTACTACAAGCCTCTTTCGGACCCCGCTCGCCTCGTGATCGATCTCGAACGCGTGGATCACTGGATCAGCGAGGGTGCGAGCCCGTCTGGCACGTTGAAGTCACTCATTGCCAAGGCCCGGCGTGGTGGTGACAACATCGTTGCGGTCGGCGAGGAAGGTGCGGAGGCCCGTGAGGCCAAGCGTGCGGAGAAGCTGGCTGCACGTCGCGCTGCCGAAGGGAAGGTTGAGGCCGAGAAGGCCGCTGAGGCGAAGGCTGCTGAAGATGCTGCGGCTGCTGAAGCCGCTGAAGCGGAGGCCGCTGCTGCGGCCGAAGCCGAGTCCGCTGCCGCTGCTGCTGCCGAGGCTGCCGCGGCTGAGGCTGCTCCCGAAGCTGAAGCTGCCGAGGAAGAGGCTCCTGAGGCTGCTGCTGAAGAAGCTGCTCCTGAAGCTGCTGCGGAAGAAGCTCCTGCAGCCGAAGCCGCTACCGCCGCAGCCGAGGAGGAGAAGTCCGAGTAA
- the trmD gene encoding tRNA (guanosine(37)-N1)-methyltransferase TrmD, whose amino-acid sequence MSDASQPMRINLVSIFPDFFEGPLGLSIPARAAEADLVMYNPVDLREYTHDRHKTVDALPYGGGAGMVMKPEPFFEAIEDLAPSGPIILLSARGKRFTHTDAVRFSVEPEVTFLCGHYKDVDQRVADHLATEELSLGDFVVSGGEFAALVMTDAIVRLLPGAMGDHDAAATDSFYDAAHLSAPSYTRPAVYRGHEVPEVLRSGDHARITKWRTEESERVTRKQRPELKVD is encoded by the coding sequence GTGAGCGACGCGTCCCAGCCGATGCGGATCAATCTTGTCTCGATCTTTCCGGACTTCTTTGAGGGCCCGCTCGGTTTGTCCATTCCCGCGCGTGCGGCGGAGGCCGACCTTGTCATGTACAACCCGGTCGACCTGCGGGAGTACACGCACGACAGGCATAAGACCGTCGACGCCCTCCCGTATGGGGGAGGAGCTGGCATGGTGATGAAACCCGAACCGTTCTTCGAGGCGATCGAGGACCTGGCGCCGAGTGGTCCAATCATTCTGTTGTCGGCGCGCGGCAAGCGCTTCACGCACACAGATGCCGTTCGCTTCAGCGTCGAGCCCGAGGTCACATTTCTGTGCGGCCACTACAAGGACGTCGACCAGCGTGTGGCCGACCACCTCGCGACAGAAGAACTGTCACTTGGTGACTTCGTCGTGTCCGGTGGTGAGTTCGCCGCGCTCGTCATGACCGACGCAATCGTTCGTCTGCTCCCGGGTGCGATGGGTGATCACGACGCCGCTGCCACCGACTCGTTCTACGATGCGGCCCACCTGTCCGCACCGTCGTACACCCGACCGGCTGTGTACCGCGGTCATGAGGTGCCCGAGGTCCTTCGGTCAGGTGATCATGCCCGCATCACGAAGTGGAGGACCGAAGAGTCGGAGCGCGTGACGAGAAAGCAGCGTCCCGAACTGAAGGTCGACTAA
- a CDS encoding membrane dipeptidase, producing the protein MTIQRRDFLRISGMAAAALGTFGCGPRDTSESSEGVVSAAWSGYDDGLIVDALAGPVQFNIPQGVRPLSDAALEYVRASGITAVNLTVNARPSESESAYEATVAKIAGWIGEAEAHPDVLSVVRSVEEIRAVKRRGGLGLIFGFQDTVPFEEDLGRLNDFYADGLRIVQLTYNVENRIGVGCLSPNDTGLTALGIEAVARMDELGILVDLSHCGAQTTTDGIQASTGPVSITHSGCNAVYRHPRSKDDATMRLLADRGGVFGVYLMPFLSASGPPTAEDVLTHLEHALDVCGEDHVGIGSDQGIMPLDVSGDFPAAFDAVSAQRSAAGIAAPREDTIPYVPDLNHPRRLETIGEMMSTRGHTAAVIDKVLGENFTRLFSEVWA; encoded by the coding sequence ATGACGATCCAGCGGCGGGATTTTCTGCGGATCTCAGGTATGGCCGCGGCGGCTCTGGGCACCTTCGGTTGCGGGCCCCGAGACACCTCTGAGTCCTCCGAGGGTGTGGTGTCCGCTGCTTGGTCCGGGTATGACGACGGCTTGATCGTTGACGCGCTCGCGGGCCCTGTCCAGTTCAATATTCCACAGGGTGTGCGACCTCTATCGGACGCCGCGCTCGAATACGTCAGGGCTTCTGGCATCACGGCAGTGAATTTGACTGTAAACGCTCGGCCGTCCGAGAGTGAGTCAGCCTACGAGGCCACGGTCGCGAAAATTGCAGGCTGGATCGGAGAAGCTGAAGCGCATCCGGACGTTCTTTCTGTGGTTCGTTCGGTCGAGGAGATCCGGGCCGTGAAGCGGCGAGGGGGCCTTGGGTTGATTTTCGGCTTTCAGGACACGGTGCCCTTCGAGGAAGACCTCGGTCGACTCAACGACTTCTATGCGGACGGCCTCCGCATCGTCCAGTTGACCTACAACGTCGAGAATCGAATCGGGGTCGGATGTCTCTCGCCGAACGATACCGGCCTGACCGCTCTGGGGATTGAAGCCGTAGCGCGGATGGATGAGCTCGGCATTCTGGTCGACCTGTCACACTGCGGAGCGCAGACGACGACCGATGGGATTCAGGCGTCGACCGGCCCGGTATCGATTACGCACTCCGGTTGTAACGCCGTGTATCGCCACCCCCGCAGCAAAGATGACGCCACCATGCGCTTGCTCGCTGACCGGGGCGGCGTGTTCGGCGTATACCTGATGCCGTTCCTGAGCGCGAGCGGTCCGCCGACGGCTGAGGACGTTCTGACTCACCTGGAGCACGCTCTCGATGTGTGTGGTGAGGACCACGTCGGCATCGGAAGTGATCAGGGAATCATGCCGCTCGACGTGAGCGGTGACTTCCCGGCGGCGTTTGACGCGGTGTCGGCGCAGCGGTCAGCGGCCGGGATCGCAGCACCTCGGGAAGACACGATTCCCTACGTTCCGGATCTCAACCACCCCCGCCGCCTGGAAACCATCGGGGAGATGATGTCGACCCGTGGGCACACGGCTGCCGTCATCGATAAGGTACTTGGCGAGAACTTCACCCGACTCTTTTCCGAGGTGTGGGCATGA
- the rimM gene encoding ribosome maturation factor RimM (Essential for efficient processing of 16S rRNA) has protein sequence MGLNDPSHLVVGQLNKPHGTKGEFFVWPLTDHPESALAPGVVLSLGGEADDAPNPDMPPLRVMSIRPHQKGFLVHFGGVEDLSQALLLKGLYLYRAFEDIEPLAEGEVFYHQLLQMTVFTTDDTEVGRVTEVFEMGPTDLLEVQGENGVIMVPYRPEIVVEVDLEKARIVIAPPDGLLDLQQLGKARGS, from the coding sequence ATGGGTCTCAATGACCCGAGTCACCTCGTCGTCGGGCAGCTGAACAAACCCCATGGCACCAAGGGCGAGTTTTTCGTCTGGCCCCTGACGGATCACCCCGAGAGCGCACTCGCTCCCGGGGTGGTTTTGTCATTGGGTGGGGAGGCTGATGATGCGCCGAACCCGGACATGCCTCCGCTTCGAGTCATGTCGATCCGCCCACACCAAAAAGGGTTCTTGGTGCACTTCGGCGGTGTCGAAGACCTTTCGCAAGCGCTGCTGCTCAAGGGGCTCTACCTGTACCGCGCCTTTGAGGACATCGAACCGCTCGCCGAGGGCGAGGTGTTCTACCATCAGTTGCTCCAGATGACGGTCTTCACGACCGACGATACCGAAGTCGGCCGAGTGACTGAGGTGTTCGAAATGGGGCCCACGGACCTTCTCGAGGTGCAAGGTGAGAACGGTGTCATCATGGTCCCGTACCGTCCCGAGATCGTGGTGGAAGTAGACCTCGAGAAAGCCCGCATTGTGATCGCCCCCCCCGATGGGTTGCTGGACCTCCAGCAATTAGGGAAAGCACGAGGGTCGTGA
- a CDS encoding adenylosuccinate synthase, whose translation MPAQGSCTVIVGCQWGDEGKGKIVDVLAENVDIVARYQGGANAGHTVHVDDAEFILHQIPSGILHEGRRCLLGNGVVLDVGQFFAEYDAIVARGIDIEGRVGVSYRAQLLMPYHKILDKAVDKAAAVKIGTTGRGIGPAYEDKAGRRGVRVADLLDRDRLGRRLDAAMSRVVGRLDALGVSSDELEQAMEDTLALSDRLLSLATDVGPEISAALKGGRKVLLEGAQGTALDLDHGTYPFVTSSNTTAGGAATGTGIGPTAITDVIGVVKAYTTRVGEGPLPSAFEPEMDAHVRALGGEFGATTGRPRRCGWFDAVLARFASQVNGLTGIAVTKLDVLDTLPELQVAIGYRMPDGSVRDFFPADTSSLTKIEPVYETMPGWEAPTGDVRKLEDLPTNARAYLDRIEELTDAPVRWVSVGTKRDQIIPVG comes from the coding sequence ATGCCTGCTCAGGGTTCCTGCACCGTCATCGTCGGCTGTCAGTGGGGTGATGAAGGCAAGGGCAAGATCGTCGATGTGCTCGCTGAGAACGTCGATATCGTTGCCCGCTATCAGGGCGGCGCCAACGCCGGCCACACCGTCCACGTAGACGATGCCGAGTTCATTCTTCATCAGATCCCGTCGGGGATTCTGCACGAAGGCCGCCGGTGTTTGCTCGGAAACGGAGTCGTCCTCGACGTCGGTCAGTTCTTTGCCGAGTACGACGCGATCGTGGCCCGAGGGATCGACATCGAAGGACGCGTCGGCGTGAGCTACCGCGCTCAGCTTCTCATGCCGTACCACAAGATTCTCGACAAGGCCGTCGACAAGGCTGCCGCCGTGAAGATCGGGACGACGGGCAGGGGGATTGGCCCTGCGTATGAGGACAAGGCGGGCCGCCGCGGGGTGCGCGTGGCAGACCTCCTCGACCGTGACCGCCTAGGCAGGCGGCTCGATGCCGCGATGTCGCGGGTGGTTGGACGCCTAGACGCACTTGGGGTGAGTTCCGACGAACTCGAACAGGCGATGGAAGACACGTTGGCGCTCAGCGATCGACTACTCTCCTTGGCGACAGATGTGGGTCCGGAAATCAGCGCGGCCCTCAAGGGCGGCCGAAAGGTGCTGCTCGAGGGTGCTCAGGGCACCGCGCTCGACCTGGATCACGGGACCTACCCCTTCGTGACCTCCTCGAACACGACTGCAGGAGGCGCAGCGACCGGGACAGGAATCGGGCCGACCGCGATCACCGATGTGATCGGCGTGGTGAAAGCCTATACAACGCGTGTCGGTGAGGGCCCGCTCCCGAGTGCGTTCGAGCCCGAGATGGACGCGCATGTGCGTGCGCTTGGTGGCGAGTTCGGTGCCACCACCGGTCGACCTCGTCGGTGCGGCTGGTTCGACGCAGTGCTCGCGCGCTTTGCGTCTCAGGTGAACGGGCTGACGGGGATCGCCGTCACGAAACTCGATGTCCTCGACACGCTGCCCGAGCTGCAGGTCGCTATCGGATATCGCATGCCGGACGGCAGTGTGCGGGATTTTTTCCCAGCGGACACGTCATCGCTGACGAAAATCGAACCGGTCTACGAGACGATGCCGGGTTGGGAGGCTCCGACTGGCGATGTGCGGAAACTCGAAGACCTTCCCACCAATGCCCGGGCGTATCTTGATCGAATCGAAGAGCTGACAGACGCTCCGGTCCGGTGGGTGTCGGTCGGAACCAAGCGCGATCAGATCATTCCCGTCGGGTAG
- the trpS gene encoding tryptophan--tRNA ligase has product MTTQETSGTKKRIFSGMQPSGEAHLGNYLGALRRWVGMQEEYDCLWCIVDQHAITAGGNPADLPGHVLDLAISYLAVGLDPEKAIIFVQSDVPEHTELAWLFNAVTPIGDLERMTQFKDKSQRFESIPAGILNYPILQAADILLYKADGVPVGEDQKQHLEMTRDVARKFNAAYGETFPETAPLIDKDVGRILGLDGDAKMSKSLNNTVPILSEPDEVWNRVRTAVTDPQRIRKTDPGRPEVCNVFTLHGFFTGEATRADIDTKCRAGEIGCVDCKRILSENIADAFAPFRERAAEYQANHDLVRQILDDGAKRARAIAQETMSEVRERMGLDWRSSVG; this is encoded by the coding sequence ATGACTACTCAAGAGACCTCCGGTACGAAGAAACGCATCTTCAGCGGCATGCAGCCATCTGGCGAAGCCCACCTCGGCAACTACCTCGGTGCTCTCCGGCGCTGGGTCGGAATGCAGGAAGAGTACGATTGCCTGTGGTGCATCGTTGATCAGCACGCGATTACGGCGGGCGGGAATCCTGCCGATTTGCCGGGTCATGTACTCGATCTCGCCATCTCCTATCTCGCGGTCGGACTCGACCCCGAGAAGGCGATCATTTTTGTGCAGTCTGATGTCCCGGAGCACACCGAACTGGCATGGCTCTTCAATGCCGTCACCCCCATCGGTGATCTGGAGCGCATGACGCAGTTCAAAGACAAGTCACAGCGTTTTGAATCGATCCCCGCGGGCATTCTCAACTATCCGATCCTGCAGGCTGCCGACATTCTGCTGTACAAGGCGGACGGCGTGCCGGTGGGCGAGGACCAGAAGCAGCATCTGGAGATGACACGAGATGTGGCGCGGAAGTTCAACGCGGCGTACGGGGAGACCTTCCCTGAGACTGCGCCGCTCATCGACAAGGACGTCGGCCGAATTCTCGGCCTGGATGGCGACGCGAAGATGAGCAAGTCGCTGAACAACACGGTTCCGATCCTTTCGGAGCCTGATGAAGTCTGGAATCGGGTTCGAACAGCGGTGACTGATCCACAGCGCATTCGCAAGACGGATCCGGGCCGGCCTGAGGTGTGCAACGTGTTCACCCTACACGGTTTTTTCACCGGCGAGGCTACACGCGCCGATATCGACACGAAATGCCGGGCAGGCGAGATTGGGTGTGTCGACTGCAAGCGCATTCTCTCCGAGAACATTGCCGACGCCTTTGCGCCGTTCCGCGAACGCGCCGCGGAGTATCAGGCTAACCACGATCTCGTGCGGCAGATTCTAGATGATGGTGCGAAGCGCGCCCGCGCGATCGCCCAGGAAACGATGTCTGAAGTCCGGGAGCGGATGGGACTCGACTGGCGGTCGTCCGTTGGCTGA
- a CDS encoding M20/M25/M40 family metallo-hydrolase: MSSTRRFLLGLSTLLVTACVGDTAQDTTPALADADMPRAARLEALLSTLAADSMEGRRTGTPGIHRAAVFLAAELERYGVESAGDNGFLQTIPMARVTVDTQDGSRERLIMPIDTDSFDTISAGQVIMTEGNVVGIIRGSDPAVASETVVLGAHFDHVGIGNPVADEAGVMDSIYNGADDDGSGTVAVLEIARTLMEGTSPRRTVVILLSTGEEMGLLGTRWYIENPVMPIAQTVADLQIEMIGRPDDAVGGFGRAWLTGYERTTMGDQLAEAGSPIVPDPRLDQNFFFRSDNIAFARIGIPAHTLSSFNLHGDYHQPSDEVDKIDFAHMAALVEAAVEAIRFLADGPTPDWKEGGMEGLNGNQ; the protein is encoded by the coding sequence ATGTCCTCGACTCGTCGCTTCCTTCTTGGCCTCAGCACTTTGCTCGTCACCGCGTGTGTCGGCGATACCGCTCAAGACACGACTCCCGCGCTCGCCGACGCCGACATGCCGAGAGCGGCTCGACTTGAGGCCCTGCTGTCGACCCTCGCAGCCGACTCGATGGAAGGCCGGAGAACGGGCACTCCGGGAATCCATCGCGCCGCGGTTTTTCTCGCTGCAGAACTAGAGCGATACGGTGTCGAATCTGCCGGAGACAATGGTTTCCTGCAGACGATTCCGATGGCTCGCGTCACGGTGGATACGCAGGACGGCTCGCGTGAACGGCTCATCATGCCCATCGACACGGACAGCTTCGACACGATCTCCGCAGGGCAGGTGATCATGACCGAAGGCAATGTCGTCGGGATCATTCGGGGCTCGGATCCGGCAGTAGCAAGCGAGACCGTCGTCTTGGGCGCCCACTTCGATCACGTCGGTATCGGGAATCCCGTTGCCGACGAGGCCGGGGTCATGGATTCGATTTACAACGGAGCTGACGACGACGGGTCAGGCACGGTAGCGGTGCTCGAGATCGCACGAACTCTCATGGAAGGCACCTCGCCCCGTCGGACAGTCGTCATCCTGTTGAGCACCGGTGAAGAGATGGGGCTTCTCGGGACTCGCTGGTACATCGAAAATCCGGTCATGCCGATAGCTCAAACCGTGGCGGACCTCCAGATCGAAATGATCGGACGTCCGGATGACGCGGTCGGAGGCTTCGGACGTGCGTGGCTGACCGGGTACGAGCGCACCACCATGGGTGACCAGCTTGCGGAGGCCGGTTCACCGATCGTCCCCGATCCAAGGCTCGATCAGAATTTCTTCTTTCGCAGTGACAACATCGCGTTTGCCCGAATCGGCATCCCGGCGCACACCCTCTCTTCGTTCAATCTCCACGGCGACTACCATCAGCCGTCTGACGAGGTCGACAAGATAGATTTCGCCCACATGGCCGCACTAGTCGAAGCCGCAGTTGAGGCGATTCGCTTCCTAGCAGATGGCCCGACGCCCGACTGGAAAGAGGGCGGAATGGAAGGTCTGAACGGGAACCAGTAG
- a CDS encoding inositol monophosphatase family protein — translation MSSHLLSYAVNTLLRTAREAAEAAARIHRRDAGRVLLSGATLKARADYVSQTDLDAQAAVLEIIEANHPDHVVLAEESDEPVEDQLARWDGRPMWIVDPLDGTANFLHEHPQYCSSVGVAVEGRVVAGAVVGSTGERWWASDREGAFKNGRQISVSTTRPLIEAMVGTGFPFKLLDAMPTYLGQLDRVLRSASGVRRAGSAALDLCYLAQGSLDAFWEEILMPWDFAAGLVLVREAGGVLARPDGSELDIAPGAVRGANSRALLGELGRALED, via the coding sequence TTGAGTAGTCATTTGCTAAGTTACGCTGTGAACACACTTCTCAGAACTGCACGCGAGGCCGCCGAAGCGGCCGCACGTATTCATCGCCGCGACGCCGGTCGGGTGTTGCTGTCGGGCGCGACCCTGAAGGCGCGTGCCGACTACGTCTCTCAGACCGACCTCGACGCGCAGGCGGCCGTGCTCGAGATCATTGAGGCGAACCACCCCGACCATGTTGTGCTCGCGGAAGAGAGCGACGAGCCAGTCGAGGATCAACTGGCTCGCTGGGACGGTCGCCCGATGTGGATCGTCGACCCGCTGGACGGCACGGCGAACTTTCTGCACGAGCACCCGCAGTACTGCTCCTCCGTCGGCGTCGCCGTCGAGGGCCGCGTTGTGGCAGGTGCGGTCGTCGGCTCCACAGGAGAGCGCTGGTGGGCATCGGACAGAGAAGGAGCCTTCAAGAACGGGCGCCAGATCTCAGTCTCCACAACGCGGCCGCTCATCGAAGCTATGGTCGGGACGGGGTTCCCATTTAAACTGCTCGACGCGATGCCTACGTATCTTGGGCAACTCGATCGAGTGCTTCGCTCTGCATCAGGCGTCCGCAGAGCGGGTTCCGCGGCACTCGACCTGTGCTATCTCGCGCAGGGATCACTCGATGCATTCTGGGAGGAGATTCTGATGCCGTGGGATTTCGCGGCCGGCTTGGTGCTGGTCCGGGAAGCGGGAGGCGTGCTCGCTCGGCCGGATGGATCGGAGTTGGACATCGCGCCCGGCGCGGTGCGAGGGGCGAACAGCCGCGCATTGCTGGGCGAACTGGGGCGAGCCCTGGAGGACTGA
- a CDS encoding dihydrodipicolinate synthase family protein produces MSHSTVDFSGTFLPVTTPFDPVTEDIDVVAFRSNLRTWFDNPVSGLLIAGSTGESVFLDEAEVQTLIAAAVEVVPEDAVIIVGTGSESTRHTIHLTKQAAEAGANAVLVSPPAYFKGAMSPSVLARHFKAVADASPVPVLIYQVPLRMSTLDLPTGLIAELSLHPNIAGIKDSRGKLDLVGELVDATADDFQVLVGSGALLYPALELGATGGIVAVGLLAAAEAAEISVAFAEGRTAHAGRLQEQIAPVHQQIVGGMGVPGVKAATDLLGLHGGVPRPPLESASAERIEEIQGILVGAGLLTRAEV; encoded by the coding sequence ATGTCACATAGCACAGTGGATTTCAGCGGGACCTTTCTTCCGGTAACGACCCCCTTTGACCCCGTGACTGAGGATATCGACGTGGTCGCGTTCCGGTCGAATCTGCGGACATGGTTTGACAATCCGGTGAGCGGATTGCTCATCGCGGGGTCGACGGGTGAGTCTGTATTCCTCGACGAGGCCGAGGTGCAGACCCTCATTGCCGCCGCCGTCGAGGTCGTACCGGAGGACGCGGTCATCATCGTCGGCACGGGTTCCGAGTCGACGCGCCACACGATTCACCTGACTAAACAGGCTGCGGAGGCGGGTGCGAACGCGGTCCTTGTGAGTCCCCCGGCGTACTTCAAGGGCGCGATGTCACCGTCCGTGTTGGCTCGTCACTTCAAGGCCGTGGCGGATGCGTCTCCGGTGCCTGTGCTCATCTATCAGGTTCCACTTCGCATGAGCACACTCGACTTGCCGACCGGACTGATCGCCGAGCTTTCCCTGCACCCCAACATCGCCGGGATCAAAGACTCACGTGGGAAGCTCGACCTCGTGGGCGAGCTGGTCGACGCGACCGCTGACGACTTCCAGGTGCTTGTGGGTAGTGGCGCACTGCTCTACCCGGCGCTCGAGTTGGGCGCCACCGGAGGGATTGTTGCCGTGGGCCTGCTGGCCGCAGCCGAGGCTGCTGAGATCTCGGTTGCCTTTGCGGAGGGACGGACCGCACATGCGGGCCGTCTGCAGGAGCAGATCGCACCGGTCCATCAGCAGATCGTTGGTGGGATGGGCGTGCCGGGTGTGAAGGCAGCGACGGACCTCCTCGGCCTGCATGGAGGAGTACCAAGGCCGCCGCTTGAGTCCGCATCCGCAGAGCGGATCGAAGAGATCCAGGGCATCCTGGTGGGAGCAGGTCTCCTTACGCGGGCGGAGGTCTAG